A stretch of the Flavobacterium aquiphilum genome encodes the following:
- a CDS encoding type II toxin-antitoxin system PemK/MazF family toxin: protein MELRQYQIVLVNLDPTIGSEIKKTRPCVIISPNEMNKYLQTIVIAPMTSSSKSYPTRVEITHNGKKGQIALDQIRTVDREQITKVFGDLSEKEISKVKEVLKETYID from the coding sequence ATGGAGTTAAGGCAATATCAAATTGTTTTGGTCAATCTTGATCCAACAATTGGAAGTGAAATTAAGAAAACACGACCTTGCGTTATCATTTCTCCAAATGAAATGAATAAATATTTACAGACGATCGTTATTGCCCCGATGACAAGTAGTTCTAAATCTTATCCAACAAGAGTCGAAATAACGCACAATGGCAAAAAAGGTCAAATTGCATTAGATCAAATTAGGACAGTAGATAGAGAGCAAATAACAAAAGTGTTCGGGGATTTGTCTGAAAAAGAAATCTCAAAAGTAAAGGAAGTTTTGAAAGAAACTTATATAGATTAA
- a CDS encoding AbrB/MazE/SpoVT family DNA-binding domain-containing protein, translating into MDISVIPIGNSKGIRLSKTLLERYNITDKVELILEKGYIILKPKSEPRSGWEKSFKKMHENGDDKLLINDIFEDENLEEWS; encoded by the coding sequence ATGGACATTTCAGTTATCCCAATTGGAAATTCAAAAGGAATTCGTTTATCAAAGACATTACTTGAGAGATATAATATCACTGACAAGGTTGAACTTATTCTTGAGAAGGGTTATATTATTTTAAAGCCTAAGTCAGAACCAAGAAGTGGTTGGGAAAAATCTTTTAAAAAAATGCATGAAAATGGTGATGATAAATTACTTATCAACGATATTTTTGAAGACGAAAATTTAGAAGAATGGAGTTAA
- a CDS encoding GNAT family N-acetyltransferase, with protein MKIREANIDDIKEIQFVRNAVKENTLSNPNLVTDEDCRIFLTERGKGWVCEKDNQIVGFSIVDIQDNNIWALFVHPDFDKKGIGKQLHDIMLDWYFSQTKETVWLGTAPNTRAETFYRKAGWKEIGTHGNGEIKFEMAYNDWVNKRGLLI; from the coding sequence ATGAAAATAAGAGAAGCAAATATTGACGATATTAAAGAAATACAGTTTGTAAGAAATGCGGTAAAAGAAAACACATTGTCAAATCCTAATCTTGTAACCGACGAAGATTGCAGAATATTTTTGACGGAAAGAGGAAAAGGGTGGGTATGTGAAAAAGACAATCAAATTGTTGGATTCTCAATTGTAGATATTCAAGACAACAATATTTGGGCTTTATTTGTTCATCCTGATTTTGACAAAAAAGGAATTGGAAAACAATTGCATGATATAATGCTTGATTGGTATTTTAGTCAAACAAAAGAAACGGTTTGGTTAGGAACCGCTCCTAATACAAGGGCAGAAACATTTTATCGAAAAGCAGGTTGGAAAGAAATTGGAACCCACGGTAATGGCGAAATTAAATTTGAAATGGCGTATAACGATTGGGTAAATAAAAGGGGATTACTAATATAA
- the chrA gene encoding chromate efflux transporter has product MNNNQNLKEIAKLFLRLGVTAFGGPAAHIAMMQEEVVVKRKWLTEQHFLDLIGATNLIPGPNSTEMAIHVGHEKGGWKGLIIAGLCFILPAVFITGFFAWLYKQYGQLPEVQPFIYGIKPAIIAVILGAVFPLAKKSLKSIELAIIGLIVLIGSLAGFNEIYLMFGAGFFALFLAYWRNSKSNKLSVFMPLAFLQINNQTMLSTSNAKLFLIFLKIGAILYGSGYVLFAFLDTELVSTGILTRQQLIDAIAVGQFTPGPVFSSVTFIGYQINGLTGAIVSTIAIFLPSFVFVALLNPLVKKMRDSKLFSAFLDAVNVASVAIIVAVCFDMGKDTITDWRTILIAVLSIGITFGYRKINSAFVVFGGSIIGYLLALI; this is encoded by the coding sequence ATGAACAATAACCAAAATCTAAAAGAAATAGCAAAATTATTTTTGAGGTTAGGTGTTACTGCTTTTGGCGGGCCTGCGGCACATATTGCAATGATGCAGGAAGAAGTGGTTGTAAAAAGAAAATGGCTTACTGAGCAGCATTTCTTGGATTTGATAGGTGCTACAAACCTGATTCCCGGTCCCAACAGCACCGAAATGGCTATTCATGTCGGGCACGAAAAAGGCGGTTGGAAAGGTTTAATCATTGCAGGGCTTTGTTTCATTCTTCCGGCTGTTTTCATTACGGGATTTTTTGCGTGGCTATACAAACAATACGGACAACTTCCCGAAGTACAACCTTTTATTTACGGAATAAAACCGGCCATTATTGCTGTTATTCTTGGTGCTGTTTTTCCTTTGGCAAAAAAATCCCTGAAATCAATCGAACTAGCCATTATCGGGTTGATTGTCTTGATTGGGTCATTGGCGGGTTTCAACGAAATTTACCTGATGTTTGGTGCGGGATTTTTTGCGTTGTTTTTGGCCTATTGGCGGAACAGTAAATCAAACAAATTAAGTGTTTTTATGCCATTGGCATTTTTGCAAATAAATAATCAAACGATGCTTTCTACGAGCAACGCAAAGTTGTTTTTGATTTTCCTTAAAATTGGTGCGATACTTTATGGAAGCGGTTATGTGTTGTTTGCCTTTCTCGACACCGAATTGGTTTCAACAGGAATTTTGACACGACAACAACTGATAGATGCTATCGCTGTGGGGCAATTTACGCCAGGACCCGTTTTTTCTTCGGTGACATTTATCGGTTATCAAATCAATGGTTTGACGGGAGCTATTGTTTCGACAATTGCGATATTTTTACCTTCATTTGTATTTGTCGCATTGCTCAATCCACTTGTAAAGAAAATGCGGGATTCAAAATTGTTTTCGGCCTTTTTGGATGCCGTTAATGTGGCTTCGGTAGCGATTATTGTGGCCGTATGTTTTGATATGGGAAAAGACACCATCACCGATTGGCGCACAATATTGATTGCTGTTTTGAGTATTGGAATTACATTTGGTTATAGGAAAATCAACAGTGCTTTTGTTGTTTTTGGAGGTTCAATAATTGGTTATTTGTTGGCTTTAATTTAA
- a CDS encoding DUF4268 domain-containing protein, translating to MQQTLQQNIKKALDWLNDHTSDEISFYGVQVELWQIDNSNPAVKFNVISKPNLAVRQVNRSIAAEDMSDKRKFQLEFWNRFRTKLAETRKIGSLQTPRAQYWYDISLGKSYISLSNFCNTEQSNVGVRVYISNKIADDMLPYLESRKEEIETKLGVKLQWNPNPNNKDKVLMLTHSTNFNDDGKVNEALDWLVQYTIKFREVFSKVIMEKPIN from the coding sequence TTGCAACAAACTTTACAGCAGAACATAAAAAAAGCCTTGGATTGGTTGAATGACCATACTTCTGACGAAATATCTTTTTATGGCGTACAAGTCGAACTTTGGCAAATTGACAATAGTAATCCAGCAGTAAAATTTAATGTGATTAGCAAACCAAATTTAGCTGTGAGACAAGTAAACCGTTCTATCGCCGCAGAAGATATGTCCGACAAGAGAAAGTTCCAATTGGAATTTTGGAATCGTTTTAGAACAAAACTCGCAGAAACAAGAAAAATTGGTTCCTTGCAAACGCCAAGAGCTCAATATTGGTATGACATTAGTTTAGGAAAATCCTATATTAGTTTGTCAAACTTTTGTAACACTGAACAAAGTAATGTTGGCGTTAGGGTTTATATTAGCAATAAAATTGCTGACGATATGTTACCATATTTAGAAAGTAGAAAAGAAGAAATTGAAACTAAATTAGGTGTTAAACTTCAATGGAATCCTAATCCAAACAATAAAGACAAGGTTTTAATGTTAACGCATTCAACAAACTTTAATGACGATGGAAAAGTTAATGAAGCTTTGGATTGGTTAGTTCAGTATACTATAAAATTCCGAGAGGTATTTTCAAAAGTGATAATGGAAAAGCCTATAAACTAA
- a CDS encoding PDDEXK nuclease domain-containing protein, translated as MTEKSNDMMIIETDLLNELSELVEQSQQQVIVQNNSVLTLLFWQIGFRINETILQNKRAEYGKQIVPTLSAQLENKYGRNFTEKNLRRMLRFAEQFMDRQIVVTLSRQLSWSHFIELLPIKSPEARLFYAHQVINHLTSVRELRKLIASKTFERTAIANSQTVQIESTLPNTFKDPYLLDFLNLGNAYLEKDLEQAVLYDLEKFILELGKGFTFVERQKRMIIDGEDFNLDLLFYHRKLKRLIAIELKLGKFQAKHKGQMELYLKWLDKHEKQEGENTPIGLILCAESSREQIELLEMHKDGIMVAEYWTDLPPKKQFEEKIHLLLAEAKERMERKKLL; from the coding sequence ATGACAGAAAAATCAAATGATATGATGATTATTGAAACCGATTTACTCAATGAGTTATCCGAACTTGTGGAGCAAAGTCAACAGCAGGTTATTGTTCAAAACAACAGTGTTTTAACTTTACTTTTTTGGCAAATTGGTTTTCGCATAAATGAAACTATACTTCAAAACAAACGCGCTGAATACGGAAAACAAATTGTGCCGACACTGTCGGCACAATTGGAAAACAAATATGGGAGGAACTTTACAGAGAAAAACCTCAGGCGAATGCTTCGTTTTGCAGAACAATTTATGGACAGGCAAATTGTCGTGACACTGTCAAGACAATTGAGTTGGTCTCACTTTATAGAGTTATTACCCATCAAGAGTCCTGAAGCTAGATTGTTTTATGCACATCAGGTCATTAATCACTTAACGAGTGTCAGGGAACTGCGAAAACTGATTGCATCTAAAACGTTTGAACGTACTGCAATAGCTAATTCACAAACAGTTCAAATAGAAAGTACGCTGCCAAATACTTTTAAGGATCCTTATTTGTTAGATTTTTTAAATTTAGGGAATGCTTATTTGGAAAAGGATTTGGAACAAGCCGTATTGTATGATTTAGAAAAATTTATTCTTGAATTAGGTAAAGGATTTACATTTGTAGAACGCCAAAAAAGAATGATTATAGACGGTGAGGATTTCAATTTAGACTTGCTTTTCTACCATCGGAAATTAAAAAGATTAATAGCCATAGAATTAAAATTGGGTAAATTTCAAGCCAAGCACAAAGGGCAAATGGAATTGTATCTCAAATGGTTGGACAAACATGAAAAGCAAGAAGGAGAAAATACCCCTATTGGTTTAATACTTTGTGCCGAAAGTAGTAGGGAACAAATAGAATTACTCGAAATGCACAAAGACGGAATAATGGTAGCCGAGTATTGGACTGATTTACCTCCTAAAAAACAATTTGAAGAAAAAATACATTTGCTTTTAGCCGAAGCTAAAGAAAGAATGGAAAGAAAAAAGTTGTTATAA
- a CDS encoding AI-2E family transporter produces MENSNPYKSKQLFEVILQLGLVFLILGFCIKLLLPFMMPILWAIILAIVLYPGFNFLQKKLKGRKSLASFIITVTILALIILPTVAFFNSVTSTVAELKTGVENGTLKVATPGENIKDWPIIGDKAYNFLYALSTDMEKGVLEYKEQIVEVSKALLGKAASSIASLLSIILSVIIAGVLMVSTSAQNLATNFIKRISGDSGDEFLDISVSTVYQVVKGILGVAIIQTLIQAVGLFGCGVPFAGVLTVLCLMLSIIQVGPIIVNLGVIAYLFSLDNTTAAIGWTIFFILSGLSDNVLKPLLLGKGAMVPMLVIFLGVIGGFMMSGFIGLFVGPIVFSIGYKLFVAWMDDTPNKITVENDLKE; encoded by the coding sequence ATGGAAAATTCAAACCCATACAAAAGCAAACAACTCTTCGAAGTTATTCTACAGTTAGGACTCGTTTTCCTGATTTTAGGATTTTGCATTAAACTTTTACTACCTTTTATGATGCCGATTCTTTGGGCAATTATATTGGCGATCGTGCTGTACCCGGGATTTAATTTTTTGCAAAAAAAATTGAAGGGACGCAAAAGCTTGGCTTCCTTCATTATTACTGTAACTATTTTGGCGCTTATTATTTTGCCTACAGTGGCATTTTTCAATTCGGTTACTTCAACAGTTGCCGAATTAAAAACAGGAGTTGAAAACGGAACCCTTAAAGTGGCAACACCGGGAGAAAACATCAAAGATTGGCCGATAATAGGGGACAAAGCATACAATTTCCTTTACGCTTTATCGACCGATATGGAAAAAGGAGTACTCGAATATAAGGAACAAATCGTAGAAGTATCAAAAGCATTATTAGGAAAAGCAGCGAGCTCAATAGCCTCTTTGCTGTCAATTATCCTATCTGTTATTATTGCAGGAGTATTGATGGTTTCGACAAGCGCGCAAAACTTGGCAACCAATTTTATCAAAAGAATTTCAGGCGATTCCGGCGATGAATTTTTGGATATATCTGTGTCAACAGTCTATCAGGTTGTAAAAGGAATCTTGGGAGTAGCCATCATTCAAACCTTGATACAGGCCGTTGGGCTTTTTGGCTGTGGCGTCCCTTTCGCGGGAGTGTTGACGGTATTGTGTTTGATGCTTTCCATCATTCAAGTAGGACCTATCATTGTTAATCTTGGAGTAATTGCCTACCTGTTTTCATTAGACAATACCACAGCAGCAATTGGTTGGACAATCTTTTTCATCCTTAGCGGACTATCGGACAATGTACTAAAACCATTATTGTTGGGAAAAGGAGCTATGGTTCCTATGCTCGTTATTTTTCTAGGAGTAATTGGCGGATTCATGATGTCCGGATTTATCGGTTTGTTTGTAGGGCCAATTGTGTTTTCTATAGGTTATAAATTATTCGTGGCTTGGATGGACGATACGCCAAACAAAATCACTGTTGAAAATGATTTAAAAGAATAG
- a CDS encoding ion channel, which yields MNKKKYRFLNHLWSKESGLSGMFVLLFIMHFVLIPIFGSYSFFMVIINLFWMLFLVAGIISLSKSRKQTVSFIIIPFFFVLFNWITVFQRTPFLLFADIFFTIATFVLLIVLVLKKVFEPGPITEYRVIGSIVVYMILANLWSVIYQFVYEHIPGAFQITLPAFESNTLQANFLYFSYITITTTGYGDIFPLHPVARSLVQVEAIIGVLYPVILIGRLVSDANENTSKKRKINNNDI from the coding sequence ATGAACAAAAAAAAATACCGATTCTTGAATCATTTGTGGAGTAAGGAAAGTGGACTAAGCGGAATGTTTGTCTTGCTTTTTATTATGCATTTTGTACTGATCCCCATATTTGGAAGCTATTCTTTCTTTATGGTTATTATAAATCTGTTTTGGATGCTGTTTTTGGTAGCGGGGATTATTTCCTTGTCTAAATCGAGAAAGCAAACAGTTTCATTTATAATTATTCCTTTTTTCTTTGTCCTTTTTAATTGGATAACGGTTTTTCAGCGAACGCCTTTTCTCTTGTTTGCCGATATATTTTTCACCATTGCCACATTTGTATTGCTGATTGTTTTGGTTTTGAAAAAAGTTTTCGAACCTGGACCAATTACCGAATACCGAGTAATCGGTTCCATTGTGGTGTATATGATTTTGGCCAATTTATGGTCGGTGATTTATCAGTTTGTGTATGAACACATTCCGGGGGCTTTTCAAATCACCTTACCGGCTTTTGAAAGCAATACTTTACAAGCTAATTTTTTGTATTTTAGTTATATAACAATTACAACTACCGGTTATGGAGATATTTTTCCATTGCATCCCGTTGCGAGGTCATTGGTACAAGTCGAAGCCATTATTGGGGTTTTGTATCCCGTGATCCTTATTGGACGTCTTGTTTCGGATGCCAATGAAAACACTTCCAAAAAAAGAAAAATCAACAATAATGATATTTAA
- a CDS encoding MFS transporter, translated as MALIKKGSVFTLVGLYVLTIPFFNAMNVTSYDNSQILGHFGASTTAFTYSTYIPFFAMLGFLPLGLKIGKQIKVRTMILSVSFLSIICNTASLFASTIEWFTVWRALLAILSIIGIFATIIPILLKYNPTFNMPILYGIVQFILQGSKQLYQYFGTQMTSIHNWTFGVYFLNINFLVAILLAWVFYRKDVAPMKSPFQFDWRGWGILQLFLVVILFLCAEGQTRNWLSDPKVSMAIAFLLLIVGMYLMHVRFTKEPLINPDVYKYKNVVLGSFLFFYTGMMNGTGSVVTGFMTNILGFDSIYVARTHLAILIGLFIAIPLSTYLLFKRIYLATLWVSGFACYGLYHIILYFRFYPEIDTTDFFGPFIFKGLAIGFLYPAASLYISEKVPKNLGDSRMMSGVISRAVFASLLGGAILGTFISNMNVQHKTGLSQQLSELNPVAKAELDQNKKIFMMKGLSAWEAQKKAEKSLSNETSKSAMMLAYKDIYLVMSALCFFPILVLLLFKLGRRPIGSVSVEPIPF; from the coding sequence ATGGCTTTAATCAAAAAAGGAAGTGTGTTTACCCTTGTAGGACTATATGTTCTTACAATTCCTTTTTTTAATGCCATGAATGTGACTTCTTATGACAACTCGCAGATATTGGGACATTTTGGGGCATCCACAACTGCGTTTACCTATTCGACTTATATTCCGTTTTTTGCGATGTTGGGATTTTTGCCTTTGGGACTGAAAATAGGAAAGCAAATTAAGGTGCGGACGATGATTTTGTCGGTTAGTTTTTTGTCGATTATTTGCAATACCGCTTCGTTGTTTGCAAGCACAATCGAATGGTTTACGGTTTGGCGAGCTTTGCTGGCTATTTTATCTATAATAGGAATTTTTGCAACTATAATCCCGATACTTTTAAAATACAACCCTACGTTCAATATGCCCATTTTGTACGGAATCGTGCAGTTTATCCTTCAGGGGAGCAAGCAACTATACCAATATTTTGGGACGCAGATGACAAGTATTCACAATTGGACTTTTGGGGTTTATTTCTTGAATATCAATTTTTTGGTAGCAATACTTTTGGCTTGGGTTTTTTATAGAAAAGATGTGGCACCAATGAAATCTCCTTTTCAATTTGATTGGCGAGGGTGGGGGATTTTACAATTGTTTTTGGTTGTGATTCTTTTTCTTTGTGCCGAAGGACAAACTAGAAACTGGCTTTCGGATCCCAAAGTTTCGATGGCAATTGCTTTTTTGTTGCTGATCGTTGGAATGTATCTGATGCACGTTCGGTTTACCAAAGAGCCGTTGATAAATCCCGATGTTTATAAATACAAAAACGTTGTTTTGGGTTCGTTTCTCTTTTTTTACACCGGAATGATGAACGGCACGGGAAGCGTTGTGACCGGATTTATGACCAATATTTTGGGTTTTGACAGTATTTATGTCGCCCGAACGCATTTGGCAATTCTGATTGGGCTTTTTATAGCCATTCCGCTTTCGACTTATCTTTTGTTTAAACGAATTTATCTGGCAACGCTTTGGGTTTCGGGTTTTGCCTGTTACGGTCTGTATCATATCATTCTCTATTTTAGGTTTTATCCCGAAATAGATACAACCGATTTTTTCGGTCCATTTATTTTCAAAGGGCTTGCCATTGGTTTTTTGTATCCGGCGGCTTCGCTTTATATTTCTGAAAAAGTCCCAAAAAATCTAGGTGATTCCCGAATGATGAGCGGGGTAATTTCGCGGGCAGTTTTCGCTTCGTTGTTGGGCGGGGCAATTCTTGGAACTTTTATTTCCAATATGAATGTACAGCATAAAACCGGTCTTAGTCAACAATTATCGGAGTTGAACCCGGTGGCAAAAGCTGAATTGGATCAAAATAAAAAAATATTTATGATGAAAGGACTGTCGGCTTGGGAAGCCCAAAAAAAAGCCGAAAAAAGCCTTTCGAACGAAACGTCAAAATCAGCAATGATGTTGGCCTATAAGGATATTTATCTGGTGATGTCGGCCTTATGTTTTTTCCCGATTTTGGTTCTGTTGCTCTTTAAATTAGGACGAAGACCAATAGGAAGCGTGTCGGTGGAGCCGATACCATTTTGA